The sequence CAACtaaccttttcatttgttaaatCAAAGGAAGAATGATAAATGGGAGAACCAATTATCTACAATTAGTATGGTTTTAGGATTTTCCTAAAAGCCCATCTCATGTGACTGATTACACTCCTAGTCTTTGGTCCTTTACTGCTGAAAATGCAGATATTTATGCCCATCAGCAGCCTCAGATTATTTGACAGCATCAGCAGTGGATTGCTTGGAAGCAGCCATGAGATACATGAAAAACTGAAAGAAAATTCCACCACAAATGAGGCTGCATTATCAAAGGAATAAAACACCAACATTCCTCCCTCTGAACAAAATTTCCATGTCCAAGCAGTAACAAAATTTCCCTTACCTGTGTGAGTAACAAAACTCTATCACTACTTCAAGTCCTTATTTTCCTAGCAAAACCAATACCAATTGACTTGTCATGCCAATTACCATAATACCCTCTGAACAAAATTTCCCTTACGTATGTGAGCAACAAAACTCTATCACTACTTCAAGTCCTTATTTTCCTAGCAAAACCTATACCAATTGACTAGTCATACCAATTCCCATAATACTGCATCAGTATCCCTCCTAATGTGCATCTAACATAGAGGGCTTCtctttataatgaataaaaaccAAGAACATTACGCTGCATCAGTATCTCCATCTCTGTCGCAAATAATATGAGTATTCATATATTGTAAAATAACATATCTGCATTTTTTATATGTGATTATAGTCACTGGAAGTAAACTCAAAAGTTGTATACTATTCTGAAAAGTAGCAAAGAATGGAAAGAAAGAATACTCATATAACTTGTCAACAACCTGCTCATCAGCTGCAAGTGGGAAAACATCACCAAATATTGTGACACGTGCATTTGATAGAGAGCTCCATCCAGGTATCTACGGCCAAAAGTTGCATTTAGCAGGAAAGATAAAAACATCACTTGTGTTAGAAGTCTTTAAAAGTTGTCTATATCAATTAAGCTAAGGCGCACCTGCACTACAAGCGAGCATTTTGAATTTGCCAACAGATTCCTTGTGTGGATTGCTAATGGAGAGAATGAAAAAATAGGATCTGTGCAATGACACAGATATAATAAGCTTTGAATTTCGTTTCAGTAGTACAGTTGGATGTAATTTTAAGATATCGATGATACTTACGCCCCATTGAATCAGGTGCAAAATCAACCAATGAACCAACTGGGTAACCAGCACGGTGATGATGCATCCCTGACATTATAGTGCATAGTTGTCCAAATTTGGCCTTGGTTTTTTGACATGAAgagcaaaggaaaaaagaatgaaTGTCATCTGCATTGATCTACACATCCCCAAGAAGACCAAATGCAGATGGAAACCatgaaaagaaggaagaagaaaaatatttcGATAATCCCTCACTATTATATTTCGGGCTAAATCTACCTGCTCCATTAGATTGCGAACAGCCAAGGCTGGTGGAGGTAAACCATGGACTGTTGTTGCACTTTGAACACCACCAGAAATTGGTGTCCTGAAAAGCCCAGCTTTGGATCCAGTTGTTCCACTTCCAACAACAACAGGTTGTACCATCTCCTTTTTCTCGCTGATGCAACTCTCATGGCTTCCATCTTGAACTGAGTCATTCTAAAAATGGCCAAAGAaacatcaaaattatttctgctattttttttttttagtctcATGGTTAACGTTAAAATTTAACATGAAATACGTTTCTTCGTTTCCCATCATCAATAACATGGgcgaaagaaaattaaaaaagaaaacaccCATGTGGAAGGTGACCAATAAGAATCAAGTACGGTGATTTTCTGCATGGACATGAAAGCTGTGTCTTCTATCACAATTGCTTTTTAGTAAATGATTCTGCTAACGACAGAAATTAGGCATGCTAGCTTTTAAAGCTGacaatgcaactaattataacaaCTTGCCAGGATTGATGTCGATAAAGATCACACTAAACCAAAAACATAAAATCTAATCGTTGACTCCAAGGTTTCTCAGTTAGTTCTTTTTTTCAaatgattaaaataaaataacggtcTTCAAATTGTGGTAAGGATTGCTCGTTTACATTAGTTTCTGATACTATTTTCTGTAGCATTCTCAGATACATTTCCACCAATCTGATTGTGGACCGCTCTCGTGAGTTCAAAAATGCCCCCACCAATCCTCCTAACGGAAAAAAAGGAGAATTTTTAATCTATTCGTCGCTTCTGTTCCTCTGTTTTGTTGGTTGATATATAGACCTACCAATATGTTGAGTACGGACATAAAATGATGCACAGTAATTATCTGGCTCTATTGATATAAGGTTTTCAATCACAGATTTTGAATATCTAATCAGAGATTTAAGTTGTATCTGTGATGGAAAAATGGCAGAAAAGGCCACCTCAGATGCCACAGAAACAAAACTTCAGTCATCGAGACCGTCGTCGCAAAATACCTCAGGAAACGCCCGGCCATCGTTGATCAGGACATTAAACCCGTTCGTCGGAACACCATTGTTCTCCCCACAACCACCGGAGGCTTCATGTGCGAGGACCCGCCACCTTCTCCCCCACTTCTGAGGGCTCGGCGGAGGGCTCCAGAGCATCAAAGAAGCGAACTTTCCTCTGTCCCCATGGAGTCCAAGACGCAAGGTCGGGGCTCCGACGCGGGACAAGCGCTCGGGTAGGTGAGCGACAGAGGCTTCGATCCACCCCGAGGTGATACCGGAGCCGCAGAGGGACTCCATGGAGCAAACTCGAAGGAGATGGAGACAACGTCACCGGGGAAACCCTAGCAAAATAGCAAATGAATGCGGGTTCGAATATATATGACATCTGTACATTAAGCAATATTGGAAAATTATATTCCACTTGGAAATTATTACAttccatgtatatgtatatgtatatgtatatgtatatgtatatgtatatgtttatgtctatgtatatatatatgtatatatatatatatgtatacatatgtatatatatacatatgtatatatatacatatacatatatatacatatgtatatatatacatatatatatataattcatacaAAATAAAACAGATTGTTTTGTTTTTTAGTAAAATCATAAATCTTTAATAAAGACACTATTTTAgacattttatattttaacatATTAATCAAATTTAACTTAAGATTTATagaggaaaagaaaataaaataaaataaagagaaaacCCTTCTTGCGCCGTTACTTCAACGCGGTATCCGCTCCCATTTGAAGATCCCGCCAACGCGACGGGTTCCGATCGAGCAGCAAGAGAAGGCCGATAGGGAGATTCTTGTTCCTCCTGCGGGTTTCGATCGGGATGGCGGACGCTGCCGCGAGGTTTGCTACGGGCGATGCTTCGCGACCGCACCATCGCCAAGAAGCGGGAGCGGCTCCGAACGTTCTTGGGTCGGGAGCACTCCAGCGCCGTCCGCCTCACCCTTCTCCGGCCTCGACCACGGGCCTCACGGCCTCAATTCGTCAACCGGCGGAAATGGGCGCTCGATCTGGCAACGATGCCGAGGTGGGTTTTCGCATTCCAAATCCCCTTTCGTTGCGGCCTTTCACATTTTTCGCGCATACAATTTTGATCTCCTATGCTTCACGAACTTTATTTGCACCATTTTGTCTTCCCGTGCGTCTTTCCATCCTGCAGTGCTTCACTCTTGCAGTTCATAATCTCTTCGTTTCTCTATGTGTTCTCTGAATTGGTTCTTGAAATCTTTAATCCAAAGTGGTTCTTGAGAACTTTAATCCAAAGCGGTTCTTGAAATCTTTAACCTAAAGTGTGGTCGTGCCTGATGCCACTTTTCCCCTTTCTCTAGCTCCTCCGTTTTGACGCGTTACCCCGTCCACAATGTGGCTTGGAATCTACTTTTCCTTCTCCCGGTATAATCtgtataagaaaagaaaaagaaagcactctcATTTCACACTATGAACAGAAGGAACGTTCACATGATTCACGGAGAAAGGAAGCTTCGCAGTGAGGTTTCTAACAGCACTTTGGTGTCTCGCGTCTGCTTTCTCACTTGTTTACTTCGTGCAGCCTTCGTCCGACCGCGACTCGGCCGTCGTCGCGTTCCGTCGGAGGAGACGACACGATAAGCGCGCATTTGCACGCGCGGGGGCGCGTTCCGGGGACGCGAGCCGTCAGCCGCCTCGAGCCTCAACGAGACGCTGGGGACTCTCCGTTGCGTCTAGTGGGTCCCGCGACATGTCTACGCGACAGTGAGgaacaaagcaaaaaaaaagggggaaagaaacgtGAGGTAGCGTATGGCCTACGGCACGTCGTGCGATTTTGCATCGCCACGTCACAGTTTGATCTGGTGCGCCGTCCCTCGTGTGCCTGTCAACGCGGAGACCGCTGCCACGTAGAACTACCAAATCGCCCACCCCTTCCCGTCTCCACCACCTGCTGCCACTGCCGTCTTGTGGGCCCATCACTGTCGTCGATGACGGAGCAGGTAAATGCACGAGGACTTGAGTGATATGATAACCTCTTTCATAACCGGACATCAGATTCACCTTAATGCAAAGTCCACAGAGACCTCACTTCACAGCGAATGTTGATCAACGCACGAAATAAAAAAGGCTCGGTCGTGTATTGCGTTTATCTCTTTCAAAAAGCACGATAGATAGATAGGGGCGGTTTGAAGGTCATCTCGGAGCACTCGAATCTTTCCTGCGCGTCCAACCTTCCCCGATTAATTGAGCGGCATCTGTTCGCTCGGAGATAACAACACTCGCACAAATACGAGGAAACTCCGCCACGTTATGCCCAAAATGCCCTTTCTGCTGTGTACCCTCGTGTCAGCGTGCCGCAGCCCGCATCAGCGGGACCCACAGTGGCGGGTGTACTAGCTTGGGCCCCGAGTCAGGGTTTGCCTGCAGGGCCATTTAGGTCATTTGGAGCCTCCTCGGTCGCAAGAAATTTCCAAAAGCCCGGCATTTGTGGGTTTTAGGGGacagggcgagagagagagagagagagagacgagttgTTCTCGAGGCCGCCTTCTTCTCTACCTCCGGAACGATTTCTCTCTTGATTGGGTCGAGACAACCGAGGAATCGTGGTTCTTGGTTTGGATTGTGGTACGGGAAAGCTAGGTTTGGTGACGTGTGAAAGCAGGTGAGAATCATCTGTCGTGGTTCCCGTCTCCTTGTTGTTCTTGCGTTAGGGTTTGACGGCCATCTCCTGATCTTGTTCGGTTTACCGTTTCTTGGTTCTAACCGGAAAATTGGGATCTTGATCTGCCTTAAGGGCCTCTTCCGGGGTTATGTCTGTGATCGGAGGGTTAAGTTTTGTGGTCTTTCATCCCTGATATTGGTTTCTTTATGCTTTCTTTTATGATACTTTTAGGACGGTGGGATTTCGGTTCGATTCTTGGATATGGGTTTTTCAATTTTGGAGCTGTTTGAAGGTATGGGCTTCTAAGTTTACTGAGAATATAACTGTGCAAGTTGCAACCTTCGTGTTTTCTTGACAATGAACCGAGAACGAAAAGGTCCTATTACTTGAAGCTTTATCTTTACTATGAGACACATGACTGACTAAGTTAATTTGTGGCTTGGATCTTGCTATCGGCCATGTTCCGTGATGTAGCTATAGCTTCTTCTGTTTCTTTATATTATTGGTTTACTTAAGCACGGGGCAATGATATTCAGGtgctaaattaataatataaataaaatggaTGTTTCcctctttagatttttttttatgtttcaagTGTTTTTCACTCTTCTATTGTATTTTTTTTCCCTAcatttttgctcattatattagtGAAATTTGGAGCTAAACTTGTAAGCAGGTTCTTGCCGATTCTGTGTCTTGGAATATCCGGTTATACTAGATAATCATACGTATGTCTCTATGTGTTCCTCATCCTCAATAGTGCCAACTGTCATTGAATCGATTGAACTGCTTTAACTTGTAAAATTGATTGGTCACTTGCTTTGTACCAATCTGACTTAGGTCAAAAAAACACAGTAAGTTAACATAAATTAGTCTGGTAGATAGTTATATTCTGCACAAATTTTGACTCTGTACTTGTCATTTGCGAAAGGAAGAAAATTTCTCTCTATAGGTGTTTTCCCCTTATCTACCTGCAGTTACCTATTTCTTATgttcatacatgtatgttctgAATGAATGCTTTTTAATACAATATCAATAGGTAAAGTTGAAGCAATTTTCAGTATTGCTTTGTAGGTAATTTGCTGGTTCCATACCTGACCTTATTTGAATAGAATGTTTTATGTTTGTTTCATCTTGTTTGTATTTTCTTATTTCACCATAAAGCtgatttttgtttttaaatttgttagtTGAAATGCAGCTGCTTCACTGAAGTTATGCATCTGCTTTTGCAATATCCTTCCAACTAAAGTTTCGGTTGGAGTTCCCATCTGGTACGTTCTGGAAGGGTGAAAATAACATGCTTGCTTTCAGAGATATGGAATTGTGTTAGGGTTTGAATGCCCTGTGCAGAAACAAGCAGCTTATCAAATAAATGGCCACAGAGAATCCTTTGAGATTCATAGGGAATAATGGAGCTGGAAATTGGACCCTTAATAAGGACACATCACAATTTGCATCATCAGACAATATAGTTTCAGAAGAGTTGGGATCGCTTCTAAAAGGGCAAAGGTTCCATGGGAACAATAGCATCACTGGCCTCAGTCGAAGTGGAAGTGCACCTCCTAGCATGGAAGGCTCTCGTGCAGCGTTTGATATCCTGGAAGACCGGACTGCTGACTTGGATGGCAGCTTGGAAAACTTGAGCAATGCAGCTCAAAATTGTAATTCTGAAGAGCAACTCTGTGCTCATCCAGCTTACTTAGCATACTACTGTTCAAATGTGAATTTAAATCCGAGGCTTCCTCCACCTCTTATCTCTCGGGAGAATCGGCATTTGATGCAACACAATAGTGGGTTTGAGGACAATAGGAGAATGCCCTCATTTGATGACAGCAACAAGGCATCTTTCTTTGTCTCTCGACCTGCCCTCTCTACTCACGATGAGGAACCTGAGGATGATAGGTCACCTAGAGTGGAACATACTGACTGGATGAAGGCTGATGTTGTTTCTGGGCATTTCACTCCTTCACCAGGACACTTAGCTCAGGTAATTGTTTTAAATAGTTTGAATTTACTGATGGCTTGttggcttttttttttcctgtttgtaGGTGGGGAAAGAGCATTTGCATCTCAATATTGCCCTTTTCATAGAACCTTGTCTTTTGTTTTCGGTGCATTTCCTAGCTGGCCTCTGCTCAACGATTTGTTGTTGGTCTATGATTATATAACTTGGACTTTGTTTCTTATTTATGTAATCTTAAAGACTCTTCAACAATGGTTTAAAATACTGGTCAGAATAGGAAGTCCAGACTGGTGTCAGTAATGGATCATAATGCTTGGTATAACACTTATGATCAATAATGGATCATGAAATTGTTTGACTTGTCCTTTGGAGGTGACACTCAATGGAATGGCATGGCAACAACCATCACAAGACTATGGTAGCAAACTAGAGCAACAAATAACTAAATGATAACCAAATTTGTAACATCAGAGTGAAAGGACGAGAAGGTAGGAGACTGTGGATTGTTAGAAGACTACAAACTGAAAGAAATTATTTAtcaaatcaaaaatattatccaaAAGAAACATTACTTAGACGAGAAGATCTAAAGAAGCATAGTTTCTTTTATCCAAAAATTTATGTTAACATCATTGCCACACATGTTTATGCATTAAAGTCTATCTATAGATTAACAATTCAACCACTGTCAAGATTAGTAAGATCTTTACCTCATCTGCTTCCAGTTTGAACTCATCTACTACATCCTAAAGTTATGTTATCTTTTTATCGTTTCAGATGTAAGCCTAAGATAATGATAATGTAAGATTTATCCTACACAAATCCAACATCTAAAATTTAAtacaaatattttatgatatataaaaatttaaaaaccgAAAACTAGACTCAAATAACCTAAATACTTTACTCCTAAATTAGGATGCATCAAGGAAAAACTAAAGTAGGACAATATTGCTACATCTTGGGAGGCCTGATTTTGGAACTTATTGTGATATATTGTGGATTGTTGTTGCTGGTATTGAGCTTACTGATCCTAGAATGGAACTACGTGACTTGCGCCTTGTTTCGCAGTATAATGTGCCTAATCCTGTCTTGTGCTCATGCATGTGCTAAACAGTATATATGGGCGCCTCAGCCCAATAGAAACTGTTTGGTAGGGTGAGAGAGCATCTCTTTGGTGATAATCCTCTGGTCCTGTTAGGGTCTCAAAAATAAATATTGTATTAGCTATCCATATAGTGACAAGTGATTTTATTACTACTTTTTGTCTGAGTCCAGTGGACATAAGGTCCTCTCAGAAGTATTCTGAGATTTATGATTGGTGTGCATAAATTTCTTTTGATATTTAATATGTCATATGTGGATACTGTCCCTCTTGAAACTTGGTGGTTTGTAATGTTCCAGAAAGATTTTCCCCAGACTTCATCTCCTGTGTATGCTGATCATTCTCATCCCTCGAGTCACATAATGTTAGAACAAGCACCTAATCAAGATGCCTTTCTGAACCCTCTACAAGAATCTTCAATGGGCATTACTGAACCAGAGACAAGATCACCCAGTATTGCTGCCAATGCTTGTATTCCTCATCTAGGCTCCCATTCAGTTCAATCAATGTTGAATGACAATCTTGGTGGCACGCCAGTTACATGCTCAGCATCCACTGACAAGACAGTGAACCTACACCAAGGTGAAAATGAATCAGTCAGTGGCACACTACTTTAGACAACAGTGTTTTACATGGTAGTTTGGTTTTTTCAGGTTGTGGTAATATTGAAGATGATTTGAAGAACCTAAGGTTGTCTTCTGATGGCCACAGAAGGCATCAACCACAGCAATACATGCAGCAAGTTGGCATTTACCCACAAAGCTCATCTTCTCATGCTCAGATTGGTCAGTCTCAGGTTATTGTCCAAGGACATTATCCTCAAAGTACCGGGGATCGTTTTTCTCATGGCCAACCAAAGTTACCCTCGGTTGAAGTTCAGCCTTTGTTGCAATCCTCTGGCATTGCTCCATTGTATGTCACAGCAGCTGCATTTGGAACTCCATATTACCACAATTTGCAATCTTCTAGCCTACTTCCTTCCCAGTTTGGCATAAGTGGATATGCATTGAATCCCTCACTAGTGCCTCCGCTTGTTACTGCTTATCCTCATCATCGTAGTGGTATTCCAGTGCCTTTTGAGAATGCTGTGGGCCCAAACTTCAGTGCTAGGGCTTCTGGAGTTTCTGATGGGGGAAATGTTTCTGGAATCGACATGCAGCACTTGCATAAGATATACGGGCAGCTGGGTCTAGCTATCCAGCCTCCCTTTCCAGATCCTTTGTATGTGCCTTTTTATAATTATCCCTCTTTGGATGCATATGCTGCTGCAGGTCAATATGATCCAACAATCTCCaggggaggttctgtgggaagctCACCAGGTACTTATGATCCACAAAAAGCTCCAGGTCCTGCGCATTTACCTGATCAGAGGCCCCAAGTCATGAGAGTTGGTGGTGTCAACACTCTCAATCTCAATGCTATAACAGGAGGCGCTGGTAGTCCCAGTTATTATGGGAGCTCTCCAAACAACAGTGTCCTGATGCAATTTCCTAGCTCCTCGCTTGCCAGTCCTGTTTTTCAAGGATCAACAGTTGCTGGAACAAGCTTTTCAGGAAGGAAAAATGACAATATTAAATTTCCATTCGGCTCTGAAAGAAATGCTGGTTCTTTATCCGGATGGCAAAACCAAAGAGGACGTGAGAAGGTTGATGAACCAAAATCATACTCTTTCCTTGAAGAGCTAAAGTCCAACAGAGCTCGTAGATATGAGTTGTCTGATATTGCTGGGCATATTGTTGAATTTAGGCAAGTCAATCCTCTTTTTCCTGATTTTGGCCTCCTTTTTAATTGTGGTACTGGAGCTTTTATATGATGTATTGATATCATTGCTGTACTTTTTTGCATCAGCGCTGATCAACATGGGAGTCGATTTATTCAGCAAAAGTTAGAGACTTGTAGTGTTGATGAAAAAGCATCAGTTTTCAAGGAAGTTCTTCCGCATGCTTCTTCACTAATGACTGATGTTTTTGGGAATTATGTAATTCAAAAGGTATGGTGATCTAAACATGTCACTCTCTATTTCTGGGATCAATTTTATCATAAACTTGTAAATTGTAATCTGTAATTTTGTTTTAGTTTTGAGACTTGTCATTAACGTGATGAGGATTTTTTTTCAATTAATTGCTCTGTCCTTGCAGTTTTTTGAGCATGGGAGTCCTGAACAGAGGAGAGAACTTGCTAATAAGCTGGTTGGCAATGTTTTGCCTTTGAGCCTTCAGATGTATGGCTGTCGTGTAATTCAAAAGGTATATCTTTCTTCTAGCTATCTTTAGGTCCATTTTACGCCATcttatatattttctttgttgGAGTTTAAATTCTAATTATCATATTGCTGTGTGAGATATCATAAATGGCCAGTGTGACCTTTATGTCAGGAGCGTTGAATTGTGTTAACTAGATTTAGCATGATGTTGTTTGGATGCAAAGATGGAACATGTTTCTGCCAACAGATGGCCGAGTTTATTCTGCTTCGAGAATGCGAACTTTGTCAGATTGATTCTGAAAAGTCACTTGTCTTCTGTTCAGTTTGGGAACCTTTAACTACAGAATCTGGTACAATTTTTCCAATTCCAGTTACATTCTGGTCAACTCGAACTGCTTGATCATTTCCAACCATTCTTTTCATCTGTTACTAGGGacaattatcatcatcatcatcatcatgcatgatTTTCCAAGAGCATTGATGCTAAATCTCATCCTCTAGGTGCTTATATTGTGTGTTTGTCCAAAAACATGATGTATCTCCAATTattgataaattttaatattttatcatttgcaCATATGAATTTGTGCAGTTATTATTACTTTTTAAGTTCATATCTGACGCACAATTTTAGATATATGTAATTTGTGTTCAAGCGTTAGGGTAGATACTCATTTACATTGAGACATCTAATGCTCAAGTTTTTGCAGTTTGTCTGAGTCTTGTCTAGTTATCTTTGTAGAAGGTTACCGAATTAGCACATGTAAAGACTAATGTATCCTTTTCACTTACTTTCAGCAAGAGATTATTGTGCCTAAAATTTTATACCTGCTGCATATATGGTCAAAATTAACAAAGTTTTTGCAGTTAGGCTAAGTCTTTGTTTTAAAAATTGTAATCCCTTGAGGTTATTGAGCCATATGTTCAGGCTCCCAGAAGTAACACTTTCAATAGGTGGGGACATTTTATAAGCTTTCTGGTTCCCTTTGACTTCATCTCCTTGCAGatcctttaattcttgttttcttCTGATTGTAGGCACTTGAGGTTATTGAGCTTGATCAGAAAACACAGCTTGTGCAAGAACTTGATGGAAATGTTATGAGGTGTGTTCGAGATCAGAATGGGAACCATGTAATTCAAAAGTGCATTGAGTGTATACCAACAGAAAAAATTGGATTTATAATATCTGCATTTCATGGTCAAATTGCAACACTTTCTACACATCCTTATGGTTGCCGAGTAATTCAGGTTAGAAATTGCTATTTTCTAGGTGGTATTTTGGTTCTGAGAACAGTTATACAATCTGCTTTTAATATTCTAAACTAAAGCATATCCTCTCCTATCTGTAGAGAGTCTTGGAACATTGTACAGATGAATCTCAAAGTCAATGGATCGTGGATGAGATTTTGCAGTCAGCCTGCCTGCTTGCACAAGATCAGTATGGCAATTATGTCACACAGGTATGTTATTCAACCTTGCGCATCGGTTCATCTCATTCTTCTATTTGAGTGATGTATTTGATAATCATTTATCACTTGAGGTAATTGGAAACTCAGCACCTTATGCTTAGTTTTCAATTTCATGTGTTGAGTTGTCATGCTTAACTTCAAATCATGTGTTTATCTGTCATGCCAGCATGGTGCAAATACCTCGGTGGTGCCGTACTGTGTTATTTGAATGACAGCATCACACTGAGCAGTAGGCTTTAATTGCACAAGTATTTTTGTCCAATTGAAAATGTTAATGCCCGTTAAGTTATAATCTCTTGTAGAGCAAATATATTCACTTGATCATGAAGTTGGGTATTGGCTTGGCCTGTGATTCTTTCTTGACGAGTCTGCAGAACCATGTGGTTCCCCTCCTGCTCAGTTGCACGTAGCTAATTAGGGTTAGGCATAGCTCCATCATGATGACCCTCAATACTTCATTTATTGGTAAATGCATCAATTTACATGTCCAATAGTGGAAAGGCCGGCACACTGATGATTTCGTTTTTGACCAGCAAATGGATTGGAAGGTGCATCAGTTTACATGGCTGATAGTGGGAAAGGCCACCACACTGATGGATTCTTTTTCGACCAGCCAATGGATTACCCATTTTATACTTTTCACACGGTTTACATGCTTGACTAGAGACAAGGCAGAAGAATAAGGGACCATTTTTTAGAGCCTTTGATCCCATGATTGAATAATGTACATGGTAATTGACTTCACTTATATAGATGATCTCCAGTTCAAATGGGGAATTTTTATGCAGTAAGTTTCTCTCACTTCTCCCTGTTTCTTAAGTAGTAACTGTATGATCAAGGGGGTATCTTAATTCCAGACAGGCCCTGATCTTGAATTACTGTATCGTATCTTAGTGCAGTGTTGTAGAGGAATTAGAACACTATATATTATGACAATATTTTTCGCTGGGAACCACTTATACATCTTCAGTTGTGATTGATTTGTGTTCTGCTTAGTAAAACTTTCCATGTTGATATTATTTGTTACCTACAGTCACATCTAACTTAATAATATTGTTTTTAGCATGTTTTGGAGAGGGAAAAACCACATGAAAGAAGCCAGATCATCAGCAAATTATCTGGACAGATTGTTCAGATGAGCCAGCACAAATTTGCCTCAAATGTTATTGAGAAGTGTTTGGAGTATGGCAATACTGAAGAAAGAGATCACTTGATCAAGGAAATACTTGGACAAACTGAAGGAAATGACAATTTACTGGTTTGTGCAAAACCTTAATAAATTATCAAATGAGATGCTTTAGTAGTTTTTGATGATTTATTCTCCAAATCAGGACTTGTTTTGGTGATAATTGATGAGTGGACTTTTTTGTCATAATTTCATTTGTATTTTGGTTGCTCAAGTCATTCCTAGTTCCGTAACTGGGAAACGAAAACCAGTAGCGTGCCATAtgttgtgacaaaaaaaaaaaaaaaaggggaagagaTCAAATAGGTTGTGCATCTTCTTAATTTAGGGCTAGAACTCTAGGTGATTTTTCATTATTGCGTGATGATAAGCTAATGCTCAATAGCTCAATAGCTTATCATCTAGTAGTAGGAAACTTATTTTTATGGTACCGTAGGCATTCCGAAGCTTTTTGGCAAGATCTTGTTATGGACTTCAAAGTATTTTATTCAACATGAGTTCAAGAAACAATGTTCATGCTTGTAGTCACATCTGCTCCTTTGTTCATTCTCAGTTTAAGTAACATGAGCTCATCCTATA comes from Musa acuminata AAA Group cultivar baxijiao chromosome BXJ3-3, Cavendish_Baxijiao_AAA, whole genome shotgun sequence and encodes:
- the LOC103973131 gene encoding pumilio homolog 5 isoform X2, translating into MATENPLRFIGNNGAGNWTLNKDTSQFASSDNIVSEELGSLLKGQRFHGNNSITGLSRSGSAPPSMEGSRAAFDILEDRTADLDGSLENLSNAAQNCNSEEQLCAHPAYLAYYCSNVNLNPRLPPPLISRENRHLMQHNSGFEDNRRMPSFDDSNKASFFVSRPALSTHDEEPEDDRSPRVEHTDWMKADVVSGHFTPSPGHLAQKDFPQTSSPVYADHSHPSSHIMLEQAPNQDAFLNPLQESSMGITEPETRSPSIAANACIPHLGSHSVQSMLNDNLGGTPVTCSASTDKTVNLHQGCGNIEDDLKNLRLSSDGHRRHQPQQYMQQVGIYPQSSSSHAQIGQSQVIVQGHYPQSTGDRFSHGQPKLPSVEVQPLLQSSGIAPLYVTAAAFGTPYYHNLQSSSLLPSQFGISGYALNPSLVPPLVTAYPHHRSGIPVPFENAVGPNFSARASGVSDGGNVSGIDMQHLHKIYGQLGLAIQPPFPDPLYVPFYNYPSLDAYAAAGQYDPTISRGGSVGSSPGTYDPQKAPGPAHLPDQRPQVMRVGGVNTLNLNAITGGAGSPSYYGSSPNNSVLMQFPSSSLASPVFQGSTVAGTSFSGRKNDNIKFPFGSERNAGSLSGWQNQRGREKVDEPKSYSFLEELKSNRARRYELSDIAGHIVEFSADQHGSRFIQQKLETCSVDEKASVFKEVLPHASSLMTDVFGNYVIQKFFEHGSPEQRRELANKLVGNVLPLSLQMYGCRVIQKALEVIELDQKTQLVQELDGNVMRCVRDQNGNHVIQKCIECIPTEKIGFIISAFHGQIATLSTHPYGCRVIQRVLEHCTDESQSQWIVDEILQSACLLAQDQYGNYVTQQMDWKVHQFTWLIVGKATTLMDSFSTSQWITHFILFTRFTCLTRDKAEE
- the LOC103973131 gene encoding pumilio homolog 5 isoform X1, with the translated sequence MATENPLRFIGNNGAGNWTLNKDTSQFASSDNIVSEELGSLLKGQRFHGNNSITGLSRSGSAPPSMEGSRAAFDILEDRTADLDGSLENLSNAAQNCNSEEQLCAHPAYLAYYCSNVNLNPRLPPPLISRENRHLMQHNSGFEDNRRMPSFDDSNKASFFVSRPALSTHDEEPEDDRSPRVEHTDWMKADVVSGHFTPSPGHLAQKDFPQTSSPVYADHSHPSSHIMLEQAPNQDAFLNPLQESSMGITEPETRSPSIAANACIPHLGSHSVQSMLNDNLGGTPVTCSASTDKTVNLHQGCGNIEDDLKNLRLSSDGHRRHQPQQYMQQVGIYPQSSSSHAQIGQSQVIVQGHYPQSTGDRFSHGQPKLPSVEVQPLLQSSGIAPLYVTAAAFGTPYYHNLQSSSLLPSQFGISGYALNPSLVPPLVTAYPHHRSGIPVPFENAVGPNFSARASGVSDGGNVSGIDMQHLHKIYGQLGLAIQPPFPDPLYVPFYNYPSLDAYAAAGQYDPTISRGGSVGSSPGTYDPQKAPGPAHLPDQRPQVMRVGGVNTLNLNAITGGAGSPSYYGSSPNNSVLMQFPSSSLASPVFQGSTVAGTSFSGRKNDNIKFPFGSERNAGSLSGWQNQRGREKVDEPKSYSFLEELKSNRARRYELSDIAGHIVEFSADQHGSRFIQQKLETCSVDEKASVFKEVLPHASSLMTDVFGNYVIQKFFEHGSPEQRRELANKLVGNVLPLSLQMYGCRVIQKALEVIELDQKTQLVQELDGNVMRCVRDQNGNHVIQKCIECIPTEKIGFIISAFHGQIATLSTHPYGCRVIQRVLEHCTDESQSQWIVDEILQSACLLAQDQYGNYVTQHVLEREKPHERSQIISKLSGQIVQMSQHKFASNVIEKCLEYGNTEERDHLIKEILGQTEGNDNLLVMMKDQFANYVVQKSLETCTDNQRQILLDRIKVHLQALKKYTYGKHIVARVEQLCSEVQIFRNHEM